The genomic segment AGATCACTTCGGCGTGCTGGCCACTATCCGATTAAATTCAAAACAATAGAAGGAATTGCCGGAGTAGCTCATGAAATCCATCCGCCAGGCCGCCATTTTTCTACTTATGGTGAGCCTCAGCCTGTCCGGGACCTGTGCGATAGCCGGTGAAAATGGTCAGGGACCTGATGAAAAGCCCCCCAAGCCCTACAGTATCGGCTTCCTGCCTTTTGCCAGGTTCAGTGACGATGCGGGCTTCGGCTTTGGCCTTGTGCTCCAATGGGACGACAAGCGCAGTCCCGAATACCAGCCCTATTATTACACTCACCGGGCCTCTTTCGAGCTGACCACCCGTGGCATCCAGGAGTATGTCTATCGCTTCGACAGCAAGTACCTACTGCCAGCGGATCTCCGTCTGACCTTCGATGCCTGCTACCAGGTTTCTCTGCTGGAACCCTATCACGGCCCCGGTGGTGCCCAGACGAACTACAACAGCGCGTTCATCGATTCAACATCCCTGGATTACCGCGGCCGGTTCTACTATATGTATGACAAGCGCTACTTCCAGGTCAATACCCTGGTGCAGGGGCAGCTGAGGAGTGATGCGATTCGCTGGCTGGTGGGGCTGGTACTACTGAAAACGCAGGTGGACACGATTGATTATTCCGATTTCGACCGGCCCGCTGGTGAAACCCTGCTGGCGCATCACTGGGATTACCTGGGCGCGGATACCGCCGGGGGCTGGGAGAACGGCCTCTTGGCGGGGCTGGTATGGGACCGCCGGGATCACGAGACCTCGCCACAACGGGGCTTCTGGTCGGAGGTGCTGCTGCGCTGGGTGCCTGGTATATTGGGTAACGATTTCAGCTACGCCGTGCTCACGGCAACCCACCGGCAGTACGTGCCGCTCTCGGAGAAGATCACGTTTGCCTTCCGGGTCAGCGGTCGCTACATGACCGAGGGGGCGCCTTTTTTTTCCGTGCCCCGGCTGGACGGATCCTTTAGGACGGAGACCGGGTTAGGGGGCAGTAAGACCATCCGTGGCGTTCTGTGGCAGCGGGCGGTAGGAAAGCGGTTCTTCTATAGCAATCTGGAGCTGCGCTACCGTTTCCTGCCACTGTGGCGGACAGGGTATATGGCAGCCAGCGGGTTCTACGATTTCGGCTGCCTGTTCGATGAGGAGTCGACGGCGGAGCTGTATGACATGTCGGAGGAGGTAACCGATCGTCTGCATCAGGGGGTTGGC from the Candidatus Neomarinimicrobiota bacterium genome contains:
- a CDS encoding BamA/TamA family outer membrane protein, with protein sequence MKSIRQAAIFLLMVSLSLSGTCAIAGENGQGPDEKPPKPYSIGFLPFARFSDDAGFGFGLVLQWDDKRSPEYQPYYYTHRASFELTTRGIQEYVYRFDSKYLLPADLRLTFDACYQVSLLEPYHGPGGAQTNYNSAFIDSTSLDYRGRFYYMYDKRYFQVNTLVQGQLRSDAIRWLVGLVLLKTQVDTIDYSDFDRPAGETLLAHHWDYLGADTAGGWENGLLAGLVWDRRDHETSPQRGFWSEVLLRWVPGILGNDFSYAVLTATHRQYVPLSEKITFAFRVSGRYMTEGAPFFSVPRLDGSFRTETGLGGSKTIRGVLWQRAVGKRFFYSNLELRYRFLPLWRTGYMAASGFYDFGCLFDEESTAELYDMSEEVTDRLHQGVGFGLRLAPNDTFIMCLELGFPVDGELDGPGVKVYMDLDWLF